A single Glycine soja cultivar W05 chromosome 14, ASM419377v2, whole genome shotgun sequence DNA region contains:
- the LOC114384220 gene encoding uncharacterized protein LOC114384220 — MPFRNSNMIVQKKLWRIVGFLSSVIGLICYALSSSFNHLFGEWNFLKIILYAVISFSISSIMLLLKKWKLSKSFMLKAHVGVLVLLITSVYSFVSDKAVNGKPDMLSLISCFAFAFMSLCLSKEIDLGFGADLLNFFLGCLTVQLMHIHLMLSIVAAIFCYCFMFFRSKLDSQSQIGTVEVEDHVNIEIDAEDGKREFDDNRSNFQANHSHQQVPLLRMVGDGYNWRKYEDKVVKGSANQLSYYKCTQPTCYVKKKVERTIEGEIVDIHYQGTHTHCERMHNMKRNSSSEYLYSVLPSEPVAFPDQSFASQGNGELDYHVQQQRTPQYPNEI; from the coding sequence ATGCCTTTCCGAAATTCCAATATGATAGTACAGAAAAAGCTATGGAGAATTGTTGGATTTTTGTCAAGTGTGATTGGACTAATCTGTTACGCGTTGAGTTCCTCTTTCAACCACCTATTTGGAGAGTGGAACTTCTTGAAGATCATCCTTTACGCAGTGATAAGTTTCTCTATCAGCAGCATCATGttacttttgaaaaaatggAAACTTTCCAAGAGTTTCATGCTAAAAGCTCATGTGGGTGTTCTGGTTTTGTTGATCACTTCTGTGTACTCTTTTGTATCCGACAAAGCTGTGAATGGAAAACCAGACATGTTAAGTTTGATTTCGTGTTTTGCCTTTGCTTTCATGTCTCTGTGTCTGTCAAAGGAGATTGACCTTGGGTTTGGAGCAGATCTCCTCAATTTCTTCCTTGGATGCCTAACTGTTCAACTAAtgcacatccatttgatgctcTCTATTGTTGCAGCCATATTTTGCtattgtttcatgttttttcgTTCCAAGTTGGATTCTCAATCACAGATTGGAACTGTAGAAGTTGAAGACCATGTAAACATAGAAATTGATGCTGAAGATGGAAAAAGAGAGTTTGATGACAACAGAAGTAACTTCCAAGCTAATCATAGCCACCAACAAGTTCCGTTATTAAGAATGGTGGGTGATGGGTACAATTGGAGAAAATATGAAGATAAAGTAGTGAAAGGAAGTGCAAACCAGTTAAGTTACTACAAATGCACACAACCCACTTGCTATGTGAAGAAAAAAGTTGAGAGAACTATAGAGGGGGAAATTGTTGATATACACTACCAGGGTACTCATACACATTGCGAGCGTATGCATAATATGAAGAGGAACTCTTCATCTGAATATTTATATTCAGTGTTACCTTCAGAGCCTGTCGCCTTTCCAGATCAATCATTTGCCTCTCAGGGCAATGGAGAATTGGATTATCATGTGCAGCAACAGAGAACTCCTCAATATCCAAATGAAATATGA